Proteins from one Telopea speciosissima isolate NSW1024214 ecotype Mountain lineage chromosome 1, Tspe_v1, whole genome shotgun sequence genomic window:
- the LOC122659217 gene encoding sugar carrier protein C-like, translating to MAGGVIISAPGAGKNYSGKLTTYVVLACIIGASGGLIFGYDIGISGGVTSMSPFLSKFFPAVYLQETGDTSTNQYCKFDSQILTLFTSSLYLAALVSSLCASTVTRKLGRKMSMFIGGLVFFSGAAINAGAQNIAMLIIGRILLGFGVGFGNQSVPLYLSEMAPYKYRGALNIVFQLMTTLGILFANIINYFTAQISGGWGWRVSLGGAAVPAAIMAIGAIFLPDTPNSLIERNLKEEAKDKLQRIRGTQDVTEEFEDMVAASAASKKVEHPWRNILQRKYRPHLTMAICIPFFQQLTGINVIMFYAPVLFNTIGFAADASLMSAVITGVVNVIATIVSIVLSDNWGRRKLFLEGGIQMFISQIIVAILIGVKFGVNGQATISHGYAIALVFFICVYVSAFAWSWGPLAWLVPSEIFPLEIRSAAQSINVAVNMVFTFIIAQVFLTMLCHLKFGLFLFFAAWVFIMTIFIYILLPETKGVPIEEMSRVWKKHWYWGQYIPDEDVIGGIELETGDKVKNVD from the exons aTGGCAGGGGGAGTTATTATTTCCGCCCCCGGGGCGGGCAAAAATTACTCTGGGAAACTCACCACGTACGTGGTCTTGGCTTGTATCATTGGGGCTTCCGGTGGTCTCATTTTTGGTTACGATATTGGTATTTCTG GTGGAGTGACGTCTATGAGTCCATTTCTCAGCAAGTTCTTCCCTGCTGTATACCTTCAGGAGACAGGTGATACGTCTACGAATCAGTACTGTAAATTTGACAGTCAGATTCTCACCTTGTTTACCTCCTCTCTGTACCTCGCTGCTCTGGTGTCTTCGCTCTGCGCGTCCACCGTCACCAGAAAACTTGGACGGAAGATGTCCATGTTTATCGGAGGTTTGGTTTTCTTCTCCGGAGCTGCTATCAATGCAGGTGCTCAGAATATTGCTATGCTAATCATCGGTAGAATCTTACTCGGGTTCGGTGTTGGATTCGGTAATCAG TCTGTCCCACTCTACCTCTCGGAGATGGCTCCTTACAAGTATCGTGGTGCTCTCAACATCGTTTTCCAACTGATGACCACTCTGGGCATCCTCTTCGCTAACATTATCAACTACTTCACAGCTCAGATTAGTGGAGGTTGGGGTTGGCGTGTGAGTTTGGGCGGTGCCGCCGTCCCAGCTGCCATTATGGCTATTGGAGCTATTTTCCTCCCTGACACCCCAAATTCCCTCATTGAGCGAAACTTGAAAGAAGAGGCCAAAGATAAGCTCCAACGCATCCGTGGCACCCAAGACGTGACGGAAGAATTTGAAGATATGGTAGCTGCCAGTGCTGCATCAAAGAAAGTAGAACACCCATGGAGAAACATCTTGCAGCGCAAATACAGACCCCACCTTACAATGGCCATCTGCATCCCCTTCTTCCAACAATTAACTGGCATTAATGTGATCATGTTCTACGCTCCCGTCCTGTTCAATACAATCGGTTTCGCTGCTGATGCATCCCTTATGTCCGCGGTGATCACTGGTGTTGTCAATGTCATCGCAACAATCGTCTCCATTGTGTTGTCCGATAACTGGGGCAGAAGAAAGCTCTTCCTTGAGGGTGGAATCCAAATGTTTATCTCTCAG ATCATAGTGGCAATTCTAATTGGGGTAAAGTTTGGGGTGAATGGGCAAGCGACTATTTCCCACGGATATGCCATTGCTTTGGTGTTCTTCATCTGCGTCTATGTGTCTGCCTTCGCGTGGTCATGGGGTCCATTGGCATGGCTGGTACCGAGTGAAATATTCCCATTGGAGATAAGGTCGGCTGCGCAGAGTATAAATGTAGCAGTGAACATGGTGTTCACCTTCATCATAGCGCAGGTGTTCTTAACGATGCTTTGCCATTTGAAGTTTGgactcttcctcttcttcgcTGCTTGGGTGTTCATAATGACCATCTTCATCTACATCTTGTTGCCGGAGACCAAGGGGGTTCCCATTGAAGAGATGTCAAGGGTGTGGAAGAAGCACTGGTATTGGGGCCAATACATTCCTGATGAGGATGTAATTGGAGGCATCGAGTTGGAGACCGGTGACAAAGTAAAGAATGTcgattga